From one Ammospiza nelsoni isolate bAmmNel1 chromosome 14, bAmmNel1.pri, whole genome shotgun sequence genomic stretch:
- the RHCG gene encoding ammonium transporter Rh type C: MAKNTNMRWRLPLVCLLWELAMIVLFGVFVRFGAEADAHWEEEKQDMNLTSDMENDFYFRYPSFQDVHVMIFVGFGFLMTFLKRYGFGAVGFNFLLAAFGIQWALLMQGWFHSFKDGKILIGVENLINADFCVGSVCIAFGAILGKTSPIQLLVMTLFQVTLFSVNEYILLNLLHVKDAGGSMTIHTFGAYFGLTVTRILYRPKLEQSKDKQGSVYHSDLFAMIGTLYLWMYWPSFNSAISDHGDAQHRSAINTYCSLAACVLTTMAFSSMLQKKGKLDMVHIQNATLAGGVAVGTSAEMMLTPYGSLIVGSISGIVSTLGYVYFTPFLESRLHIQDTCGIHNLHAMPGLIGGIVGAITAAAATEDVYGKEGFIKAFDFTGVYQTRTPSIQGGFQAAGIVVSLLMAFAGGAIVGGILKLPIWGDAAAENCFEDGIYWEVPEDEESDVYHMHNPDKPASP; the protein is encoded by the exons ATGGCCAAGAACACCAACATGCGCTGGCGGCTGCCGCTGGtgtgcctgctctgggagctggccATGATTGTCCTCTTCGGGGTCTTCGTGCGCTTCGGCGCTGAAGCTGACGCGCACTGGGAGGAGGAGAAACAGGACATGAACCTGACCAGTGACATGGAGAACGACTTCTACTTCCGATACCCCT CTTTCCAGGATGTCCATGTGATGATCTTTGTGGGCTTTGGCTTCCTCATGACCTTCCTCAAGCGCTATGGATTCGGAGCTGTGGGTTTCAATTTCCTCCTTGCTGCCTTTGGGATCCAGTGGGCTCTCCTGATGCAAGGCTGGTTCCACTCTTTCAAGGACGGGAAGATCCTCATTGGAGTGGAGAA ccTGATCAATGCTGATTTCTGCGTGGGCTCTGTGTGCATCGCCTTTGGGGCCATCCTGGGCAAAACCAGCCCCATACAGCTCCTTGTCATGACTTTGTTTCAAGTCACACTCTTTTCAGTGAATGAGTACATCCTCCTCAACCTTCTTCAT GTGAAGGATGCAGGTGGCTCCATGACCATTCACACCTTCGGAGCCTACTTTGGCCTCACAGTGACACGGATCCTGTACAGACccaagctggagcagagcaaggACAAGCAGGGCTCTGTGTACCACTCTGACCTCTTTGCTATGATTG GTACCCTGTACCTGTGGATGTACTGGCCCAGTTTTAACTCAGCCATTTCTGACCACGGGGATGCCCAGCACAGGTCTGCTATTAACACGTACTGCTCGCTGGCCGCCTGTGTCCTCACCACCATGGCCTTCTCCAGCATGCTGCAAAAGAAGGGCAAGCTTGACATG GTGCACATCCAGAACGCCACGCTGGCCGGCGGCGTGGCCGTGGGCACCAGCGCCGAGATGATGCTGACCCCGTATGGCTCCCTCATTGTGGGCTCCATCTCTGGCATCGTGTCCACCCTGGGCTATGTCTACTTCACG CCTTTTTTGGAGTCCAGGTTGCACATCCAGGACACATGTGGCATCCACAACCTCCATGCCATGCCAGGCCTTATTGGGGGCATTGTGGGGGCcatcacagcagctgcagccacagaggatGTGTATGGAAAGGAAGG GTTCATCAAGGCGTTTGACTTCACGGGCGTGTACCAGACGCGGACACCCAGCATCCAGGGAGGCTTCCAGGCAGCCGGCATTGTGGTGTCTCTGCTGATGGCATTCGCTGGGGGAGCCATCGTGG GGGGCATCCTGAAGCTGCCCATCTGGGGGGACGCCGCGGCCGAGAACTGCTTCGAGGATGGCATTTACTGGGAG GTGCCGGAGGACGAGGAGAGCGACGTGTACCACATGCACAACCCCGACAAGCCCGCCTCGCCCTGA